The DNA segment TCTTGATTGAGTAAGAGAGATTGTGCTGAAGGTCAGGGCTCGAGGGACAGACAGCGTGGACGCTGCCGTTTGAAGGCAGGTCTGCGAGGGCCATAGGTGTGGGGCAGAAATACACAGACTCCACAGGCCCGGGGTGCTCACATGTGAGGTTGGTGGGATCGGGAAAGGAAGCCGTCACACCGACCTGCTGCTGACAGCCCTCTCCCCCGGAGGGAGAAACCGCTGCTCCCTCATGCCTGTCTTGGGCTCAAGTCCAAGCTTGGAGCAGGAGCCTCTGCCTGGATTTCCACGGTGATGTGCACTGAGTGTGTCAACTCTCTTCCCTTCACTAGATAGATCCTCATAGAAATTCCACCAAGCAGGTATTGCGGTCACCATCTCTAGGCATAAAGAAGCTGAGACCCAGAGGGTGTAAGCAGTTTGTTTAAAGAACTGGCcagagatttgaacccagagcccccacccctgccaacTGGCACCAGGAGCCCACTGGGGCTTGGCTTTGAGACAGTGGTTAGAGAACCATGACATCGCCACCCTCAGGGGCTCCTCCACCCCTCATGCCAGGGACGTGGGTCCTCCTGAAGGCTGCATGGCAGGGGGGTCCCAGGCTGCCTGCAATCCCACATTTGTGCCCAGTCTTGTGACCCCTCTGCCAGCGCCTGCGGGGCCCTCGGCGGACTGGCACCCTTACtgtgtgggggaaggggaggaaagacAGCCAAGAGGGCAGCGCTCCGCCCCTCAGCAGGCTGCCCTTGCCAGGGTCAGAGCCAACTGTCCTGTTCTAACTGGGCACTGCTGTGGCTGCCTGAGGAGCACCCAaggagggaggggccgaggggAGCTGAGGGGAGAAGATGGGGGCAACAGGGTTTGCAGCAGGACCCTAATGCCCGAGTGGAAACCTGTACAAACAGGCAGAGATTCTGGGCTCAGCACTGACGCTTCCTGGCAACTCCATCTACCTCCGGGCCTGTCTTTTTCACTCTGATATTGTCTCCCGGGCTCCCAGAATTACATAGGCCCATaggggcagggagaggcaggCTGCAACCAGGAATCACCCAGGGACAAATCTGGCAACCAAGGAAGGTCAGAGGCTGGGAGCCGCCTGGAGCAGTGGGCTGATGCAGGGAGCCCGTGGAGGGCGAAGGAGAGGGGTGCAGgcatcctccctccttccccacccgTCCCCGCCCCTGCCAGCTGCAGCAGGTAAACACATGCCAGTCCCGGTCCCCGTCTCTGATGGGCtggcagcctgggcctcccatCTGGAAGGAAGTGGAGACCCCAGCACACGTCCTGTGTCCCAGCTGGGAGACACGGGGGGCAGACCCTAGAAAGGGTAAGTGCCCCCTTGTCCCCTCGGAAGGAAGCCTGCTCCTGCACCCCGGCTGCCTCAGCGCCCCTGCTCTGAGATCTCACGTCTCCTCTGTGTCCCTGTCTCTTCCTAGCAGCTGCCGCAGCATGAACCCCTGAGCTGATGAGTCTTATTATAGCCCGGCTGGCGGAAGACAGAGTGCTGCTATTCACCTCTGCGTGGGCGGCGGTGCAGGGGGAAGCGGCAGGCcgtccagtggctcacaccctaCGCGACTGCAGCAGCCAAGGGCCTGGCCCCTGCCTCCCTGGGGCCATGGTGAGCTGTGGTGGGGCTGGAGAAACTGGGACCCAGGTGAGGGGAGCCTCCAGGGACAGGTGACAGCTGTGGCCTGTGACCTCACTCTGCTCACCTCGCAGAGACAACTCAGTTTCTCCACCCATAACTCAAGGAATGCCCAGATGGGAGACCAGGTTGTCATGAAAACATTTGAGTGATCAACAAGAAGGCGGAGGCGGCCGGGTGGGCACTCGGGTGCGCCCCCAGCCTTGCCGCACTGTGCAAGCCGAGGCCtgttcctcccccaccccaggggGTTGAAGGCTCCCTGGCTCCTCTTCTTCCCCCACCCAGGGAATCATAactgagaggaagaggagagggcaTGAGGAGTGTAAAGAGACACCCGGGACCTCTCCCTAACCCCTGGGCTGGAACGGGGCTCCTGTGCCTGCCGGCGCTCagtgctcctccctccctcaggACTGACAGGCGGTGCACCCAGGGCCTCCTCTCTCCCCAGAGCGACAGGGCCCAGAGAGCCGTGGGCCTCACCATGCTGGCGCCGGGCAGCAGCCCTGAGCAGAGGGGCAGGCTCGCCCTGCAGTGGAGGCAGGTCTCCTGTGAGTACACCCCTGGCCCCGGAGGagggtgtgggtggggtgggggtgccgAGGTGACTTTAGGTAGCACCGTATGGGGCCTTAGCAACACTTAGGCTGCAGGGAGGCCTAGGCCAGATCTTCCTGGGATACCCGAGGCCATGTTCTGGGAAGCCAGGGTCATGCCTGGTGACAGCATCCCTACCAGTCAGAGTCACCGCTGAGTGCTGAGTGGTTAGACCTGGAGTTGGAGGCCTCGACAGTTGTTCTACCTCCCCCAGGTAAGTCTCTGTGACCTCCTGGGGTCCCCGATGAGAGAAGAGCTCTGCTGGAACGCAGGCCTGCTGAGTCTTAAACAGCCTCACTGGTGCCTAAGCTTGTCAGTCTGAGCTTGTCAGTCTGTGTTTCATAGCCTGTGGCGAGCCCTTTTGCTCCCATGGGAACTGCCCCGTTGGCTGGCCTCGGCCAGGAGCTGGGTCAGCTTGGAGATATGTCTTATGCTCCTTATGTCTCCGCTTTCCCAACTCTCAGTAGAGGACCTAGTGGGCTCTTGGGAGGCGGTGCTGGAAGAGACTTTGGGGAGTGGGTCCAACCCCTCCTGCATATAGGCAGACTGAGCCCTCTATTTACCAAAAACGGGAGGAAGCGTGAATGAAGGCAACGCCTGGCAGCCGTCAGGGTGAAAGGAGCCCTGAGAATTCTCTTTATATGTGGCAAAGGGACAAGGTCAACAAGGGCTGGCCTGCCCAAGGCTACACGGTGGCAGGGAGGAAATGGTCCTGCGGGATGGGGACGGCATTCCGCCTGACTTCCCGCTGCGGCCAGCCCTGTGATCCGGGGCCCCCACAACACAGGCAGCCTGAATTATTCACTGTGCGAGAGAGGCTGGCCCCCGAGTGACTCAGATCTCCTTTCAACCTCATTCTAGAATCACTCAACACCTCGCAATACGGGATTATGTTTTCTTGTCACTGGAGCTTTTCTGCCACCCTGGTCTCCAGGGCGGTTCGGAGGCAGGGAGTTGCTCTTCTGCCGCGGCTCTCGGCCTGCTCTCAGGCCCTTCCCTGGGAGGGGCGAGTGGCTTCTGGGGATGCAGATCCTTTGGAGAGGGAAGCTGAAtggattggattttttttttttttttttttttcctggggaaAGTCAAGTCTGAAGAATGCTGATTTTCAGatggcttggtgtggtggtgtggggcTGGCTGACTGGTAGCAGATGGGCTCAGAGGGGTGAGAGGTGAGCGGTGACATGAGGTAACCCAAGATGGCCAGAAAAAGGGTCTCCAGTGGCTTCCATGGCTGTGCCTGTGCTCACTTCTCACCAAGAACAGGGGGGCTCGCTGTTAGGCTGCAGAGAGGCCTAGGCCAGATCTAGCCACGTGTCAGCTCTCAGCTGTCATCGATCCTCCAGGCAGGGGAAGGGGAGACTCTCATCCTCTTCCTTCAAGCTCCACCCTTTGGGACACCAGACACCCAGAGCCCTGTTGGACAAGACTTAAGGCTGTTCGCACCCAGCTGACGGCCCATTGGTCCAACCCGACCTGGGACAGCCAGGTCCCAGGTCTCAGGCCCCAGGTCTCAGGTCCCAGGTACCAGGTCTCAGgtcccaggccccaggccccaggtcTCAGGTCTCAGGCCCCAGGTCTCAGGTCCCAGGTACCAGGTCTCAGGTCCCAGGCCCCAGGTCTCAGGTCCCAGGTACCAGGTCTCAGGTCCCAGGTACCAGGTCTCAGGTCTCAGGTCTCAGGCCCCAGGTCTCAGGTCCCAGGTACCAGGTCTCAGGTCCCAGGCCCCAGGTCGGGGATGGACTGATGGGCTGTGAGCTGGGTCTGAACTTCTCCATTACTTCTCTGGCTGGGGTCTTTTCTCTAGTCTGTGTGGAACTGACCTTGGCTGGGCTGACTTGGTGGGACTGAACTATTTTGAGCTCTTCCCAATTCCCTTTCACAACGAGCAGGcttccctgctactcaggaggacACTTAGGGGTTTTTGAGGCTGCTGTTGGAAAGGGCTGCTCCACAACGGAAGGCACGGCTCTGATGTGATTGTTCCCTGAGGGTCACTTCTCCCAGCCCTACACACAGGACCCCATGCTCGCTACGCAGAAGAAGAGTCGGGCAAAAGATGGGACCGGGAAAGGAATTCTGTTAATCGGGCCATTGTGCAGGAATGCTGCCCTGTAGCCCCTAGGAACAGAGGCCCAGGCTGAGAGCCTGGATGGTGTTAGGGTGGGAGTCAATGTGGAAGGCGTCCTGGGCCCTGTGATTTGTCAATGTTGAAGTGGGTTTGTGCATCTTAGCCTGTCACTCCGACAGTGGGACCCTCGGTGCACAGGCTGGGCTCTAAACCCTCACGCCAAGTTGCTGGCGTCATCTTGGGTGTGGGGTTCATGGAGACCTAACAGCACGTGGGAAGCTGTGCAGGACAGGGCTGGGAGTGCTGTTTTGTGCTCTCGCCTTTCCACACGCAGCTTGTCTTTAGGGCAGCTCCAGAGTTGGGGTGGGCCACAGAGGGGAGGGGGCCAGCAGCCTGGCCATTTTCCACGGGAAAGAGAGACTTTGTCCCAGCAGTGACACTGGGAGAGGGCATGGGAGCAGGTTTCTCTGACAACCTTTTCTCCTGTATTGTGTCAACATCCATGGTGTCTGTAGGACCCAAGCTCCCAGGAGATGACTGTGGGAGGCCCTGCAAGCTTCCCATCACTGTGCACCAGCATGGCTTGTCCTCTGGGCTCTGGCTGAGTCTGCAGGGTCATTCTCCACTCAAGTGATTGCTCTGCCAGATGTGTGGCAAGGCAGGGCGCCCTGCAGACACTGTGTGATGTCCATTACTATGGAAGTGGCTTTGGATTTGTTATCCTTTTATGTGGTTAATAAATGTTTATGCCTTGATTGTGGCTTGTGCCAAAGGAGATAAAGCCAAGAGCTTGTTATGATATGAGCTGGAAAGGAGGGAAGAGTAGCAGGAGGTAATGACCTGGCCTGTTGCTTTCTTTCCCCCGTCTGTCCCTCCCATCAAGGGATCACCTGCTGGGTCGCCCTGTATGCCGTGGAGGCCCTCCCCACCTGCCCTTTCTCCTGCAAGTGTGACAGCCGCAGCCTGGAGGTGGACTGCAGTGGCCTAGGCCTCACCACGGTGCCCCCAGATGTGCCCGCGGCCACCCGAACCCTCTTGCTCTTGAACAATAAGCTGAGTGCCCTGCCAAGCTGGGCTTTCGCCAACCTGTCCAGCCTGCAGCGGCTGGACCTGTCCAACAACTTCCTGGACCAGCTGCCCCACTCCATTTTCGGGGACCTGACGAATCTGACTGAGCTGCAGCTACGCAATAACAGCATCAGGACCCTGGACAGGGACCTGCTGCGGCACGCGCCGCTGCTCCGCCACCTGGACCTGTCCATCAACGGCCTGGCCCAGCTGCCCCCTGGCCTTTTTGACGGCCTCCTGGCTCTGCGTTCCCTCTCGCTTCGCTCCAACCGTCTGCAGAACCTGGACCGGCTGACATTTGAACCCCTAGCGAACCTGCAGCTGCTGCAAGTGGGAGATAACCCCTGGGAGTGTGACTGTAACCTGCGTGAGTTCAAACACTGGATGGAGTGGTTCTCCTACCGAGGTGAGCACAGCCGGCCCCGCTGGGGCCCCAGGGATCAGGACAATCACCTCTGGCCCCACactttcctcctggtggctgggTGCTGACTCAGAGAGCAGGCCAGGGCAAAGAAGGGGGCGACCCTGCCTCTGTGCCAGCTCGGCTAGAAAAGTCACAAGCCTCCCCTCAGATGAGCCATCACCCTTCCTGCCAGTGGGAGAGAGGCTGGTGctgctccctccacccccaccctcccctccctgctctgCATCCCCTCCCCAAGCTAGCTCCCCGCTTTCTCCTAGGAGGACTCGCAGAACTGGATCTCCCTTTCGTAGGTTACATAAGGGAAGTAAAGACACCTGGACTTTGTATCCCACCAGGTTTGCCTGTGGGCTTCCCCGGTGCggtagaaggagggagaaaaacaGCTCTTCTTCTGAAGAATACAGCCGTCTCTTAAACACCTACCCTTACATGACAGGGGAATAGAATGAATCCTCAGTAAAACCACAGCTTCCTTGTGGTGACAGTGCCAACTTCCTCTCCCAAGAAGTTTTGTCATCCAGACTTTAAGAAGTCAAATGAGTTAGGTTTTACTTTCTTCCCGTCCCCTTTTCTTCAATGTGGGAAAGTGCTGTAGTGACCTATGATATGGTCACACGAGATGGGAAAGGAGGGTGCACAAGACAGTGGTGAGAAGGGCCGGATCTGCCTTTGTATTTCGGCTCTGCCACctgctagctgtgtgatcttgagaaaGCTGGTTGCCCTCTCGCTGTGGCACTGTAAAGTGGGAAGGAAACAATATCTATTTCGTAGGGtcattgtgaggatgaaatgcgGCAATGCACGACATGTGGCTTGAGAGGTGCCCAGCACAAAGTGAGTCCTCAATAAAACGTTCATTTATCTGTTCGCTTCCTGGTAAGAATCAAATACTAAGTGGACTTGAAATGCCATTTAGTGCCCAGCACAAAGTACATGCTCAATGAATGTCTGCTGAGCTGATGAATCAATATTTAAGCGGTGAAAATAATGCCAATGCTTTTTGTTAAAGTCTTACCACTTTCATTTCATCTCCAGCCACAATTTCAATTATTTCCATGAAATTCTCCTGTGTtagttaattaaaaatgttttacatactATAAAGTGCCACAAAATGTTAGTCACTATGATACTTTCTCCCATTTTCGTGAGAGGGGAAATAATGATTactatttgtatagt comes from the Macaca mulatta isolate MMU2019108-1 chromosome 11, T2T-MMU8v2.0, whole genome shotgun sequence genome and includes:
- the LRTM2 gene encoding leucine-rich repeat and transmembrane domain-containing protein 2 isoform X1, with protein sequence MLAPGSSPEQRGRLALQWRQVSWITCWVALYAVEALPTCPFSCKCDSRSLEVDCSGLGLTTVPPDVPAATRTLLLLNNKLSALPSWAFANLSSLQRLDLSNNFLDQLPHSIFGDLTNLTELQLRNNSIRTLDRDLLRHAPLLRHLDLSINGLAQLPPGLFDGLLALRSLSLRSNRLQNLDRLTFEPLANLQLLQVGDNPWECDCNLREFKHWMEWFSYRGGRLDQLACTLPKELRGKDMRMVPMEMFNYCSQLEDENSSAGLDIPGPPCTKASPEPAKPKSGAEPEPEPSTACPQKQRHRPASVRRAMGTVIIAGVVCGIVCIMMVVAAAYGCIYASLMAKYHRELKKRQPLMGDPEGEHEDQKQISSVA